The DNA sequence CGGCAAGCTGGGATGAGATGCTGCTTGACGCAGGCAAATGGGGCACCGGCTGGAATGCTTTTTTTGGCTATGCGGACGGCTCGAACAGGAATGATCGCAAAAAGCAGGTGAAGCCTTACGAAAAGGGAGCGGTCAATGACCTGGGCTATCCGGACGGGCTTACCGCCAGCCTGGCCATAGAAAAACTACAGGAACTGGCCGGAAAGAAACAACCCTTTTTTCTGGGCATAGGATTTTTTAAGCCGCATCTTCCCTTTAACGCACCGCAAAAATACTGGGACTTGTATGAAGAAGCTAATATTCCGCTCACACCCTCTCCGGGAATTCCCGAAAATGTAAACATGGAAAGCCTGCATGGAAGCGCGGAGTTTAACCAATACCAGCTGGGCGAAGAAAGGGCTTCCTTATCCCAGCCTCTCTCAGACGGGTATGCCCGCAAACTGAAGCATGCTTATTTCGCCAGCGTGAGCTATGTGGATGCGCAGATAGGCAGGGTACTTGATCGCTTACACGAGCTGGACCTGGATAAAAATACGATTATCGTGGTATGGGGGACCACGGCTGGCACCTTGGCGATGACCGGGTTTGGGGGAAACACACGATTTTCGAATGGGCCTTAAGGAGCCCGCTGATCATAAAAACGCCGGAACGGCAAACCGGGGCGGCCCGCGACGAGATTATCAGTTCCATAGATATATATCCTACCCTGACAGAACTCTGCGGATTAAACCCGCCGGCCGGAACCGACGGCCGGAGTTTCGCCCGCTTGTTAGAGAAACCCCGAAACAAAAAGTGGGATAATGTCGCT is a window from the Anseongella ginsenosidimutans genome containing:
- a CDS encoding sulfatase-like hydrolase/transferase codes for the protein MHRFLLFFLVSCCFPASSYGQQQKSRPNILFIAVDDLRPDLGCYGNDLIHSPNLDLLASRAVVFRNQFVTVPTCGPSRFSLLTGRLPRSQQDLSNAIFEIRREDSADTVRPESMVEQFRRNGYYTVGIGKISHSPDGYIYGYTEPKGNELELPASWDEMLLDAGKWGTGWNAFFGYADGSNRNDRKKQVKPYEKGAVNDLGYPDGLTASLAIEKLQELAGKKQPFFLGIGFFKPHLPFNAPQKYWDLYEEANIPLTPSPGIPENVNMESLHGSAEFNQYQLGEERASLSQPLSDGYARKLKHAYFASVSYVDAQIGRVLDRLHELDLDKNTIIVVWGTTAGTLAMTGFGGNTRFSNGP
- a CDS encoding sulfatase/phosphatase domain-containing protein codes for the protein MGDHGWHLGDDRVWGKHTIFEWALRSPLIIKTPERQTGAARDEIISSIDIYPTLTELCGLNPPAGTDGRSFARLLEKPRNKKWDNVAYSYFRRGITMRTPRYRLSRYFRNEKPVIELYDHRTDPYENHNIAAEHPELVEKLMPLLEKGNTGLYKLSD